The following proteins are co-located in the Paraphotobacterium marinum genome:
- a CDS encoding SDR family oxidoreductase, whose protein sequence is MSRIALVTGAKGGIGSTITKSLLEQGYRVIATYSPGSEESAQEWFKANGFTNEQVRLLALDVTDTAFCQESLSVLLKEEGKVDVLVNNAGITRDTTFKRMTAEQWNEVINTNLNSLYNVTHPIFNSMLENKSGRIINITSVNGLKGQFGQTNYSAAKAGMIGFTKALAFEGARAGITVNAIAPGYTLTPMVEKIKPEILDSIKAEIPMRRLATPEEIGGAVAYLASDAAAYITGETLSLNGGLYMH, encoded by the coding sequence ATGAGTAGGATCGCATTAGTAACAGGAGCAAAAGGCGGCATTGGTTCAACAATAACTAAGTCTTTATTAGAACAAGGATATCGTGTAATTGCGACTTATTCCCCTGGAAGTGAGGAGTCAGCTCAAGAATGGTTTAAAGCGAATGGCTTTACGAATGAACAAGTTCGATTGTTAGCTTTAGATGTCACTGATACAGCATTTTGTCAAGAATCATTATCTGTTCTTTTAAAAGAAGAAGGTAAAGTTGATGTATTAGTTAATAACGCTGGTATTACTCGTGATACTACATTCAAGAGAATGACTGCAGAACAATGGAATGAAGTTATAAACACTAACCTAAACAGTTTGTATAACGTAACTCACCCAATTTTTAATTCTATGCTTGAAAATAAGTCAGGTAGAATTATAAATATTACATCTGTTAATGGTCTTAAAGGACAGTTTGGACAAACAAACTACTCAGCTGCTAAAGCAGGTATGATAGGATTTACAAAAGCGTTGGCTTTTGAAGGTGCGCGTGCAGGTATTACTGTCAATGCTATTGCACCTGGATATACTCTAACACCAATGGTTGAGAAAATTAAACCAGAGATCTTAGATTCTATTAAAGCTGAAATTCCAATGAGACGTCTTGCAACTCCAGAAGAAATTGGTGGTGCAGTCGCATATTTAGCAAGTGATGCTGCAGCTTATATTACTGGTGAAACTTTAAGTCTTAATGGTGGATTATACATGCACTAA
- a CDS encoding efflux RND transporter permease subunit, producing the protein MSKLLTQLFYKNKTINLVFIILMIVGLFCYFNISKEAEPDVKMPYIYISMNYQGISPEDSERLLLRPVEKKLTSVKNLKTFRSTATENHASIFLEFDIGSDSKKAIDDIREVIDQVKSKLPEGTSEPNIREISLATQNPILKVVISGSIPESKMNDLSKRLKENLEKNINILEVKQRGNRDEFVEINISPMFLSLYQINLKDVYNYIQKNNTLIPAGNLQTGEGSLDLSVPSVIENITDILTTPVKSFEQEVIIMSDIAEVKRTFKDAESSSSLDNKKMITLEVMKKPGKNIIDTVDIIRTIVKENTQSWPVNINASLISDRSVQVKEMLNELNSNIILSIILVSIVVCFYLGITSSVYVFLAIPCSILLGITMLTALGITINIVVMFALIMSVGLLVDGSIVVVEDAKKNLENGETVFNSYLKSSKRMAIPIFSSTLTTILAFMPLMFWPGIMGDFMKYLPITMIAVLFSSFLIAIIFIPIIASQIRLKNKSIKKVAVDSFLANKYQTYLKRIIKKPKMFVALIITMLFMVCIVFVFFNRGIEFFPKIDATNIIIKIKADKNLSLEHKEKIMNAALRKVENVKGVDFVLVKTTSNQRETSIGQLDINLLKWDQREKSKLILNQIKSKLDEIYGIKYIYIEDKKGPKLGRDIKIILSSNQYAKLAKFTSKFAKDLSQINGIKNIENNIPMDQLEWDIQVNKKIAAEYGTTTEEIGSYIQMISNGLLVGTFYPDDLSEEIDIRVRFPKDFRSINQLDETRIMTPNGQVPLSKFIKISLKNSNETYRKVDGNFAFNILADAEDSSKIYNINQKISKLLSNTVIPQGISIKIEGERSKTKESEQFLKHAFLIALFCILIVLVTQFNSYSQALMIISAIIFSTIGSLITLIIFNQPFGIVMSGIGIIALAGIVVNNNIVLIDTFNSYKNASSSLDDIILKTGLNRLRPVLLTTITTVFGLLPMVFKFSFDFVNLKIQYDAPSAQMWSQLSLIVCGGLIFSTFLTLFVTPCLLKIFSKKHASKLIS; encoded by the coding sequence ATGAGTAAATTGCTAACTCAGCTTTTTTATAAAAATAAAACAATAAACTTGGTTTTTATTATATTAATGATAGTGGGGCTATTTTGTTATTTTAATATTTCTAAAGAAGCCGAGCCAGATGTAAAAATGCCCTATATATACATATCAATGAATTATCAGGGTATTTCACCTGAGGATTCAGAAAGACTTCTGCTGAGACCAGTTGAAAAAAAATTAACGAGTGTAAAAAATTTAAAAACCTTTAGATCTACGGCAACTGAAAATCATGCTTCTATTTTTTTAGAGTTTGATATTGGGTCAGATTCTAAAAAAGCCATAGATGATATCAGAGAAGTCATTGATCAGGTCAAATCTAAATTACCTGAAGGAACTTCCGAACCGAATATAAGAGAAATTAGCTTAGCAACACAAAACCCAATCTTAAAAGTAGTCATATCAGGGAGTATTCCTGAAAGTAAGATGAACGATTTATCTAAAAGATTGAAAGAAAATCTTGAAAAAAATATAAATATATTGGAAGTAAAACAGAGAGGAAATAGAGATGAATTTGTTGAAATTAACATATCTCCTATGTTTTTATCACTGTATCAAATCAATTTAAAAGATGTATACAATTATATACAAAAAAATAATACTCTTATCCCTGCTGGTAATCTACAAACCGGAGAGGGCTCATTAGATTTATCAGTTCCATCGGTTATTGAGAATATTACAGACATCTTAACAACACCAGTTAAAAGTTTTGAACAAGAAGTTATTATCATGTCAGACATAGCCGAAGTAAAAAGAACTTTTAAAGACGCCGAATCATCATCAAGTTTAGATAATAAAAAAATGATTACTTTGGAAGTAATGAAAAAACCAGGTAAAAATATTATTGATACTGTAGATATTATTAGAACGATTGTAAAAGAAAACACTCAATCTTGGCCGGTAAATATCAATGCTTCGCTAATTAGCGATCGCTCTGTTCAAGTAAAAGAGATGCTCAATGAATTGAACTCTAATATTATATTATCTATTATTTTAGTCTCGATAGTCGTGTGTTTTTATTTAGGGATAACTAGCAGCGTCTATGTATTTTTAGCCATTCCATGCTCAATATTATTAGGCATAACAATGCTTACGGCTTTAGGTATAACAATTAACATTGTTGTAATGTTTGCGCTCATAATGTCAGTTGGTTTACTAGTTGACGGGAGTATTGTTGTTGTAGAAGATGCAAAAAAAAATTTAGAAAACGGTGAGACAGTTTTTAATAGTTACCTCAAATCTTCAAAAAGAATGGCCATTCCAATTTTTTCATCAACACTAACGACTATCTTAGCTTTTATGCCCTTAATGTTTTGGCCTGGTATTATGGGTGACTTTATGAAGTATTTACCTATTACTATGATTGCGGTCTTATTTTCTTCGTTTTTGATTGCAATCATTTTTATACCAATTATAGCTAGTCAAATAAGATTAAAAAATAAGTCAATTAAAAAGGTTGCGGTAGACAGTTTTTTGGCAAACAAATATCAAACATATCTAAAAAGAATAATCAAAAAGCCGAAAATGTTTGTAGCTCTAATTATAACCATGTTGTTTATGGTCTGTATTGTATTTGTTTTTTTTAATAGAGGTATTGAGTTTTTCCCGAAAATTGATGCAACCAACATCATTATAAAAATTAAAGCAGATAAAAACTTATCTTTAGAGCACAAAGAAAAAATAATGAATGCCGCTTTAAGAAAAGTAGAAAATGTAAAAGGAGTAGACTTCGTTTTGGTTAAAACAACAAGTAATCAACGAGAAACAAGTATTGGACAATTAGATATTAATCTTTTGAAATGGGATCAAAGAGAGAAATCAAAATTGATACTTAATCAAATTAAATCAAAGCTTGATGAAATATATGGAATTAAATATATATATATAGAAGACAAAAAGGGGCCAAAGCTGGGGAGAGATATAAAAATTATTTTAAGCTCAAATCAATATGCCAAGCTTGCGAAGTTTACTAGTAAATTTGCGAAAGATTTAAGTCAAATAAATGGTATCAAAAATATTGAAAATAACATTCCGATGGATCAGTTAGAATGGGATATTCAAGTAAATAAGAAAATTGCTGCAGAATATGGAACAACTACAGAAGAAATAGGTAGTTATATACAAATGATTTCAAATGGATTGTTAGTAGGTACATTTTATCCAGATGATTTAAGTGAAGAAATCGATATACGCGTTAGATTTCCAAAAGATTTCAGAAGTATTAACCAATTAGATGAAACACGGATCATGACTCCAAATGGTCAGGTTCCATTGTCTAAGTTTATCAAAATAAGCCTAAAAAATAGTAATGAAACTTATAGAAAAGTTGATGGGAATTTTGCTTTTAATATATTAGCAGATGCTGAAGATAGCTCAAAAATTTATAATATAAATCAAAAAATTAGTAAACTTTTATCCAATACAGTTATTCCACAAGGTATTAGTATAAAAATTGAAGGCGAAAGAAGTAAAACGAAAGAATCAGAACAGTTTTTAAAACATGCTTTTCTAATTGCTTTATTTTGTATTTTAATTGTGCTTGTAACGCAATTTAATTCATACTCTCAGGCTTTGATGATAATTTCAGCAATTATTTTTTCAACTATTGGTTCTTTAATTACATTGATTATTTTTAATCAGCCATTTGGTATTGTCATGTCTGGAATTGGTATTATCGCTTTGGCAGGTATAGTTGTGAATAATAATATTGTGTTAATTGATACATTTAATTCCTATAAAAATGCGTCATCATCACTGGATGATATTATTCTTAAAACTGGACTAAATAGATTAAGGCCGGTACTTTTAACAACGATTACAACTGTATTTGGTCTATTACCAATGGTTTTTAAGTTCAGCTTTGATTTTGTGAACCTGAAAATCCAGTATGATGCACCATCAGCCCAAATGTGGTCTCAATTATCATTAATCGTATGTGGAGGGCTAATTTTCTCGACTTTCCTTACTTTATTTGTTACACCATGTTTATTAAAAATATTTAGTAAAAAACACGCTTCAAAATTGATTAGTTAA
- a CDS encoding efflux RND transporter periplasmic adaptor subunit: MKKYIIILTLLFFIILIIFLLKKQDTSLSPKSKDENKGEEIAKVTTKLFVPENFVLQYRTEGKTKPFLSLDLISNTEGVIKKVLAKKGDYVEQGSELVKFDLENLETELIKAESDYIEKKMEYKAIENLHQSGFQAKLRLLQAKVAYNTAKSYWEKIKDDLNKKVLRAPISGILNDIIDDTGVYVKKGEVLGKIIQTRELIVQIDLNPKYINQIKLKDDVDVECNAQKFLGEISYISFEANPQTNTYDTEALIKNKNLKAGQLCKVRFDLEKKMGIQVSPSVLSFDNKGNIGVKYVENQKVFFQSVQVENITTKNVWVTNINKPINIIVLGQSNVNIGEPVKTKSIGDLYE; the protein is encoded by the coding sequence ATGAAAAAGTACATCATTATTTTAACTTTACTCTTTTTTATAATATTGATTATTTTTCTTTTGAAAAAACAAGACACGTCTTTGTCTCCAAAATCAAAAGATGAAAATAAAGGGGAAGAAATAGCAAAAGTAACGACTAAGTTGTTTGTGCCAGAAAATTTTGTTCTGCAATATCGTACGGAAGGCAAAACAAAGCCTTTTTTATCTCTTGATTTGATATCAAATACTGAGGGAGTTATTAAAAAAGTACTTGCCAAAAAAGGAGATTATGTTGAACAGGGAAGTGAGCTTGTAAAATTTGATTTAGAGAATCTCGAAACGGAATTAATCAAAGCAGAGTCTGATTATATTGAAAAAAAAATGGAATATAAAGCAATAGAAAATCTCCACCAAAGTGGATTTCAAGCTAAATTACGATTATTGCAAGCCAAGGTTGCTTATAATACTGCTAAGTCGTATTGGGAAAAAATTAAAGATGATTTAAATAAAAAAGTTTTGAGAGCACCAATATCTGGAATACTAAATGATATTATTGATGATACAGGGGTGTATGTAAAAAAAGGAGAAGTTTTAGGCAAAATTATTCAAACTAGAGAATTAATTGTTCAAATAGATTTAAACCCTAAATACATAAATCAAATCAAACTCAAAGATGACGTAGACGTAGAATGTAATGCACAAAAGTTCTTGGGAGAGATAAGTTATATATCTTTCGAAGCCAATCCACAAACAAATACCTATGATACTGAAGCTTTAATTAAAAACAAAAACCTTAAAGCAGGTCAATTGTGTAAAGTAAGGTTTGATCTAGAAAAAAAAATGGGGATTCAGGTCTCTCCATCTGTCCTAAGTTTTGATAATAAAGGCAATATTGGCGTCAAATATGTAGAAAACCAAAAAGTATTTTTTCAAAGTGTCCAAGTTGAAAATATAACGACAAAAAATGTATGGGTCACTAACATTAATAAGCCCATCAATATTATTGTTTTAGGGCAATCTAATGTAAATATAGGGGAGCCGGTTAAAACAAAAAGTATTGGTGATTTGTATGAGTAA
- a CDS encoding coiled-coil domain-containing protein — translation MKSNFLKKFIMILSCLTFTSTFNLAFSEDIKTLSQQFEEEKAVGDPITPFDMDGDAGTYMGSTFNDNSNGDVQESFNRIDGPDINANNGYYNNSSCLRPNGLAPGPCGGNADRYAVDYRLGKWIETISRYIDDTLVPNADHANRDIESNASANIDQQIEIDAQQIEIGFNASTNVDQQNEINQQKDEIIHNTTDINTNNGKIEINTSNIAENKQEITTNSTSIKANTDNIESNTSHIAENKQEITTNSTSIQTNTDNIESNTSHIAENKQEITTNSTSIQTNTGNIADNKTSITQNKEDIQTNYGYIQANMDNINENAYQIELLNQNMNQGFGVLNNKIDQNTQAINQNSEDILKLRHTMAAFAALSGLNYVDGMHSMSASFGTAMDRVGFAIGIRLKFSGYDAYTAFQASSDLGGNQQAYSISATFGF, via the coding sequence ATGAAATCTAATTTTTTAAAAAAATTTATAATGATACTGAGTTGTCTAACTTTTACATCAACGTTTAATTTAGCCTTTTCCGAAGACATAAAGACATTATCTCAACAATTCGAAGAAGAAAAAGCAGTAGGAGATCCAATCACTCCCTTCGACATGGATGGGGATGCAGGAACTTACATGGGTAGTACGTTTAATGACAACTCGAATGGTGATGTACAAGAAAGTTTTAATAGAATAGATGGCCCAGATATCAATGCAAATAACGGTTATTATAATAACTCTTCGTGTCTCCGTCCTAACGGTCTAGCGCCAGGGCCATGTGGAGGAAACGCTGATCGTTATGCAGTGGATTACAGATTAGGTAAATGGATTGAAACTATTAGCAGATACATTGATGATACTTTAGTTCCAAATGCTGATCACGCCAACAGAGACATAGAGTCCAATGCATCAGCAAATATTGATCAACAAATTGAAATAGATGCTCAACAAATTGAAATAGGCTTCAATGCATCAACAAATGTTGATCAACAAAATGAAATAAATCAACAAAAAGATGAAATTATTCATAACACTACTGATATTAATACTAACAATGGCAAGATTGAAATTAATACCAGTAATATTGCAGAAAACAAACAAGAAATAACAACCAACTCTACTAGTATTAAAGCTAACACTGACAATATTGAAAGTAATACCAGTCATATTGCAGAAAACAAACAAGAAATAACAACCAACTCTACTAGTATTCAGACTAACACTGACAATATTGAAAGTAATACCAGTCATATTGCAGAAAACAAACAAGAAATAACAACCAACTCTACTAGTATTCAGACTAACACTGGCAATATTGCAGATAACAAAACAAGTATTACTCAGAATAAAGAGGATATACAAACTAACTATGGATACATTCAAGCCAATATGGATAATATTAATGAAAATGCCTATCAAATCGAATTACTTAACCAGAATATGAATCAAGGTTTTGGTGTATTAAACAATAAAATCGATCAGAATACACAAGCGATCAACCAGAATAGTGAAGATATTCTTAAATTAAGACATACGATGGCCGCGTTTGCTGCGCTATCTGGACTAAATTATGTAGATGGAATGCATTCCATGTCAGCATCATTTGGTACAGCAATGGATCGAGTCGGATTTGCTATTGGGATTCGCCTGAAATTTTCAGGTTACGATGCGTATACAGCATTTCAAGCAAGTTCAGATCTAGGTGGAAACCAACAGGCCTACAGCATCAGTGCAACTTTTGGCTTCTAA
- a CDS encoding glutathione S-transferase produces the protein MNMMQNKEAVPILYSFRRCPYAIRARYALNFNSKKVCLREVLLKDKPKELFHFTEKGTVPVLVLDDHSSIISESLEIMSWSFSGKNDWTSLVTEESKKLIVENDQYFKYWLDRYKYFDRYPEYSKEYYREKCETFLESIEILLKNSLFLAGDSISFIDIAIFPFIRQFALFDMNWFTTSPYKNTQNWLNTFLCQTDFNEIVMKKFKTWKEYNSEYLYP, from the coding sequence ATGAACATGATGCAAAATAAAGAAGCTGTTCCAATTTTATATTCTTTTAGAAGATGCCCATATGCAATTAGGGCTCGTTATGCTCTTAACTTTAATTCAAAGAAGGTTTGTTTAAGAGAAGTTTTATTAAAAGACAAACCCAAAGAGCTGTTTCATTTTACTGAAAAAGGAACAGTCCCAGTTCTTGTTCTTGATGATCATTCTTCCATAATATCTGAAAGCCTTGAAATAATGAGTTGGTCTTTTAGTGGAAAAAATGATTGGACTTCGCTAGTTACAGAAGAATCTAAAAAGCTAATAGTTGAAAATGATCAATATTTTAAATATTGGCTGGATCGTTACAAATATTTTGACCGTTATCCAGAGTATTCAAAAGAATACTATCGAGAAAAATGTGAAACATTTTTAGAATCAATTGAAATTCTTTTAAAGAACTCCCTATTTTTAGCAGGAGATTCAATTTCTTTTATAGATATTGCTATTTTCCCATTTATTAGACAGTTTGCTTTATTTGATATGAATTGGTTTACTACAAGTCCTTATAAAAATACGCAAAATTGGTTAAATACTTTTTTATGTCAAACTGATTTTAATGAAATTGTCATGAAAAAGTTTAAAACATGGAAGGAATACAACAGTGAATATCTCTATCCATGA
- a CDS encoding DNA-binding protein: MYCIFLWHDATILCNVYRVLNLLILSEFNMSNEITKETVFHLADQLHNLGELPTDLKIRELNNHSGRISVINQFLKSWETEKSVEERIQEMRTVYEDKIEKLELELSKTKKSTTSTSATDLKKQLTQEKALVTKLRKEIKAKDDLILKLEKSTTANTSNNVSTPNRSTTKSGRPVRSRPSKAEK, translated from the coding sequence ATGTATTGCATATTTTTGTGGCATGATGCAACAATTTTGTGTAATGTATATAGAGTTTTAAATCTTTTAATTTTAAGTGAGTTTAATATGTCAAATGAAATAACAAAGGAAACTGTTTTCCATTTAGCGGACCAACTTCATAATTTGGGAGAACTTCCTACGGATTTAAAAATCCGTGAACTGAATAATCATTCAGGTCGTATTTCTGTAATCAATCAATTTTTAAAGAGTTGGGAGACTGAAAAATCGGTTGAAGAAAGAATACAAGAAATGAGAACTGTATACGAAGATAAAATAGAAAAATTAGAGTTAGAATTAAGCAAAACAAAAAAAAGCACGACAAGTACATCTGCAACTGATCTTAAAAAGCAACTTACTCAAGAGAAAGCTTTAGTTACTAAATTGAGAAAAGAGATAAAAGCGAAAGATGATTTAATTTTGAAATTAGAAAAATCTACCACAGCTAACACTTCTAATAATGTATCAACGCCTAATCGTTCGACAACAAAATCAGGACGTCCTGTAAGATCTCGCCCATCTAAAGCGGAAAAATAA
- a CDS encoding DUF2058 domain-containing protein: MAKLTLQEQMLKAGLVDKKKLKKTAKKSKKSRDMIRETRENIATNKAAQVEKDKLLNEKRAEELRNKEIENQINQLILSNKIKNYSGEIEYNFQSENLIKTLYVNDMIKNHLISGKLAIAKLKESYEIIPSPVAHKIQEINSSKIVLNNVNNHSESEQDDDDYYAQFEIPDDLMW, encoded by the coding sequence ATGGCAAAATTGACCCTTCAAGAACAAATGTTAAAAGCTGGTTTAGTTGATAAAAAAAAATTAAAGAAAACAGCCAAAAAATCGAAAAAATCGCGTGATATGATTAGAGAAACCAGAGAAAATATTGCGACAAATAAAGCAGCACAAGTTGAAAAGGATAAGCTCCTTAATGAAAAGCGAGCGGAAGAACTTCGAAATAAAGAAATTGAAAACCAAATTAATCAATTAATCTTAAGTAATAAAATTAAAAACTATAGTGGTGAAATTGAGTATAATTTTCAAAGTGAAAATTTAATCAAAACTTTGTATGTGAATGATATGATAAAAAATCATCTGATTTCAGGTAAACTTGCAATTGCCAAGTTGAAAGAAAGTTACGAAATTATACCATCACCAGTTGCTCATAAAATCCAGGAAATCAATAGTTCAAAAATTGTTTTAAATAATGTTAATAATCATTCTGAAAGTGAACAAGATGATGATGATTATTATGCTCAATTTGAAATACCAGATGATTTAATGTGGTAA
- a CDS encoding LacI family DNA-binding transcriptional regulator has translation MSTIKDVAKLAGVSIATVSRVLNNSDKVSLDTAQIVQDAINSLEYAPNAMAQSLVTQKSNTIGVLVNDLSDPFFGQMIKTIDTVAKQNGQHILVGNGYHNPDFEKKIINLFISKQCDSLILHSKALKDSEIISIANKIENVVIINRYIKELADKCVYTDNSWGTNIATDKLAKLGHTNIAFINSNHQIEDAKSREIGYKKAITKHNLISKVIYTNPDQNGGESAMKQIIKSTTKYTGIVCYNDSIASGVIAFLHENNIKVPNEISVIGFDDLDVAQYVYPKLTTIHYPIKEMAQYATLLLLNKLDKKQSFGLKLIVRNSISKVNLGIN, from the coding sequence ATGTCTACTATAAAAGATGTTGCAAAATTAGCTGGAGTATCAATAGCCACCGTCTCTCGTGTTTTAAACAATTCTGATAAAGTGAGCCTCGATACAGCTCAAATTGTTCAAGATGCAATAAACTCACTTGAATATGCCCCTAATGCAATGGCTCAAAGTCTTGTTACTCAGAAATCAAATACTATCGGTGTTTTAGTGAATGACCTGTCAGATCCATTCTTTGGTCAAATGATAAAAACAATTGATACGGTTGCCAAACAAAATGGACAACATATTTTGGTAGGTAACGGTTATCACAATCCAGATTTTGAAAAAAAAATTATCAATCTATTTATAAGCAAACAATGTGATTCTCTTATTTTGCATAGCAAGGCCCTAAAAGATAGTGAAATTATTTCAATTGCCAACAAAATTGAAAATGTCGTCATTATTAACAGATATATTAAGGAACTTGCTGATAAGTGTGTCTATACAGATAATTCCTGGGGCACAAACATTGCGACTGATAAATTAGCGAAGCTAGGCCATACAAATATAGCCTTTATAAACTCCAATCATCAAATAGAAGATGCTAAAAGTAGAGAGATTGGTTATAAAAAAGCAATCACCAAACACAACCTCATTAGCAAAGTTATTTATACTAACCCAGATCAAAATGGTGGCGAAAGCGCCATGAAACAAATTATAAAATCAACGACTAAGTATACTGGAATTGTTTGCTATAATGATTCAATCGCTTCAGGAGTCATAGCGTTTCTCCATGAAAACAATATTAAAGTACCTAATGAAATTTCAGTTATTGGTTTTGATGATCTTGATGTTGCCCAATACGTCTATCCAAAACTCACTACAATTCATTACCCTATTAAAGAAATGGCTCAATACGCGACTTTACTTTTACTAAACAAACTCGATAAAAAACAGTCATTTGGTTTAAAATTAATTGTTCGAAATTCAATATCAAAAGTCAATCTAGGAATTAATTAG
- a CDS encoding ArsC/Spx/MgsR family protein has product MTDKKLNHSIKIYFNPECSKCQKLLAIIDKKNINYTLVDYLKKPLTIAELKVILNKMNLKAHHIIKENCKEFESLGIANKNYSDEGLIELISKYPNLMNRPIIETDDFAFLCRPPEKVNLFL; this is encoded by the coding sequence ATGACTGATAAAAAACTGAATCATTCTATCAAAATTTATTTCAACCCTGAGTGCAGCAAATGTCAGAAGCTTTTAGCGATTATCGATAAAAAAAATATTAATTACACATTAGTTGATTATCTGAAAAAGCCTCTAACGATTGCAGAATTAAAAGTGATCTTAAATAAGATGAACTTGAAGGCTCATCATATTATAAAAGAAAATTGTAAGGAGTTTGAGTCTTTGGGTATTGCAAACAAAAATTACTCCGATGAGGGCTTGATTGAGCTTATTTCTAAATATCCAAACTTAATGAATAGACCAATTATTGAAACGGATGATTTTGCGTTTTTATGTAGACCACCAGAAAAGGTCAACTTATTTTTATAA
- a CDS encoding galactose-1-epimerase produces MLSLLKESEFKGKFYDGKPAKVFELQNETGFKVWIMDIGATIIRCSISVDHHSRNLILPIPSLDFYLKQSAYINSIVGRYANRIANAKYDCNGETIELDTNSGKNCLHGGFNGFDKRRWKVNSKGKNSVEFHLFSEDGDQGFPGNIDIFVEYKILESNELQINFKSFTDKKTPLNLTSHSYFNLNELDQAGLEQFLKIDSQKYLPVNEDGIPDNSFKSVRETDFDFTNIKKVGVDFLKSKDQQQVSGYDHSFLLDGAKKLVLLSADKKVSMTLITSKPAIHIYTGNFLGECTSSTNTPYNNYSGIAIEPQFLPDSPNQLWHEDTFLEPGEQYDHYIHLKFDKAKP; encoded by the coding sequence ATGTTAAGCTTACTTAAAGAATCTGAGTTTAAAGGCAAGTTTTACGATGGTAAACCGGCTAAGGTTTTTGAGTTACAAAATGAAACTGGCTTTAAAGTATGGATTATGGATATTGGAGCAACGATTATTCGTTGTTCTATTTCCGTGGATCATCATTCAAGAAATTTAATACTCCCAATTCCATCTTTAGACTTTTATTTAAAACAATCTGCATACATCAATTCTATCGTTGGACGATATGCAAATAGAATTGCTAATGCAAAATATGATTGTAATGGTGAAACCATCGAGTTAGACACGAATTCAGGTAAAAATTGTTTACATGGAGGGTTTAATGGTTTTGATAAGAGAAGATGGAAAGTAAATTCAAAAGGGAAAAATAGTGTTGAATTTCACTTGTTTTCGGAAGATGGAGATCAAGGCTTCCCGGGGAATATAGATATATTTGTAGAATATAAAATTTTAGAATCCAATGAATTACAGATTAACTTTAAAAGCTTTACTGATAAAAAAACACCATTAAATTTGACAAGTCATAGTTATTTTAACTTGAATGAATTAGATCAGGCTGGATTAGAGCAGTTTTTAAAAATTGATTCTCAAAAATATCTACCCGTCAACGAAGATGGAATACCTGATAATTCATTTAAATCAGTAAGAGAAACAGATTTTGACTTCACAAATATTAAAAAAGTGGGAGTGGATTTTTTAAAAAGCAAAGATCAGCAACAAGTAAGTGGTTATGATCACTCTTTTTTATTGGATGGCGCCAAAAAGCTTGTATTATTATCCGCTGATAAAAAGGTCAGTATGACGTTAATAACTTCGAAGCCAGCCATACATATCTATACAGGAAATTTTTTAGGAGAATGTACCTCAAGCACCAATACACCATACAATAATTATTCTGGTATTGCTATTGAACCACAATTTTTACCTGATTCACCAAATCAACTGTGGCATGAGGATACTTTTTTGGAACCCGGTGAACAATATGACCATTATATTCATTTAAAATTTGATAAGGCTAAACCATGA